One region of Salinirubrum litoreum genomic DNA includes:
- a CDS encoding helix-turn-helix domain-containing protein, with protein sequence MTTAKTLSALFTSRGRCRVTILVVETAGETYTLTELATEAGVTKGTVFRALPGYLQCGLLEQLPDEKVYRADPDAPLVEALGQLIESIDSRDP encoded by the coding sequence GCTGTTCACCTCACGCGGGCGGTGTCGGGTGACGATTCTCGTCGTCGAGACCGCCGGTGAGACGTACACGCTGACCGAACTTGCTACCGAGGCAGGTGTGACGAAAGGGACGGTGTTCCGTGCCCTGCCGGGGTATCTCCAGTGTGGGTTGCTCGAACAGCTTCCCGACGAGAAGGTGTATCGAGCCGATCCGGATGCGCCACTCGTCGAGGCGTTAGGCCAGTTGATCGAGAGTATCGACTCCCGTGATCCGTGA
- a CDS encoding MarR family transcriptional regulator, whose translation MPIGIDTFERESAFESGDTYAERILQFLGANDEQAFERGEIAEATGIDPNVVCAVLSRLKDRALVRHKAPYWAIGTQDRLASASNLSVSLESVNETLGPEQMDDWEQAGSENPHPSDRSK comes from the coding sequence ATGCCAATCGGCATCGATACCTTCGAGCGAGAATCGGCCTTCGAGTCAGGAGACACCTACGCAGAGCGTATCCTCCAGTTTCTCGGAGCCAACGACGAGCAGGCGTTCGAGCGCGGTGAGATCGCCGAGGCGACGGGGATCGATCCGAACGTCGTGTGCGCCGTCCTCTCCCGGCTGAAAGACAGAGCCCTCGTGCGACACAAAGCACCCTACTGGGCAATTGGCACTCAGGACCGACTCGCGTCGGCATCGAACCTCTCGGTAAGTCTCGAGAGTGTGAACGAGACGCTCGGGCCAGAACAGATGGACGACTGGGAACAGGCCGGCTCGGAGAATCCCCATCCGAGTGATCGCTCGAAGTGA